A stretch of DNA from Acropora palmata chromosome 12, jaAcrPala1.3, whole genome shotgun sequence:
ACGCGTTGCGGAAAGTAGAACTGACTTCTACTTTTCGCAACGATTGcggcaacaaaaaaattgcgacAAATGCCTGTAGCAGGGTATGTTACACTAGGCAATATTTCGTGCAACTTGTGTCGCAACaaaattgcgagacaagttgcaagagaaattgCCTAGTGTAACAGCGCCTTAATAAAGCTTTTAGTCAATCCCGGATCTCTGTCGTGCACTCCGAAGATTCATGATAGCTGCTGCCGCTCTTCTTTCAAAGTGAAATAACAATGTAAAACGAACGTGTTTGTTATTGAGTTACTTGTTATTAAGAAGAATTTACGTTTTGTTGTCGTAAGACAGACACACTGCAGCTTTTAACCTCCTAAATTGGTCGTTTGAGCGACTTTATTATGACTCCAGTCTTCTAGGTCACCTTCGCCATGGGATACCGAGTCTGCAATTTGCTCCAACGCAATTCCCCCTGCAGCTTATCATCGCCTTGATCCTTGTCCTGAATCGTTGACTCAAAAGAGCATAGATAAACGGGTTGATGGCAGAATTGACCATGATCATTGTGGTACAAACAACGTAACTCACATTTCCAAAGACGTGTGTGCGGATATGTAACATTACAACATAGCTTATTGACTGAGCTAACCAACACACTCCAAAGATGACACTGACAGTTAGAGCAATCAGGGTAACTCGCTTTCGTATTCTTACCACACCCTGTTGATTCAAATGTTCAGAAAAATTGAGTATCAAATTGAAGACAAAGCAAATCAAAAGATGCAATCGTTGATCTAAGATATTAAGTTACCTGGCTTAATATATGAGCGTGCTACTAACGTCGAGTCACGTCTCAAAAAGGAGCCTTTTTAACTCGTTAATTTGTTAACTGATCATGACAAATGTAGTGAATTTCAGATATTTAGTTGAATTAATTTCAAAGGGAGTTACCTGAAGTCAAAGCCCTCTACACAACGTTAAGTGACGTGATCCTAACTGCTTACATCATTTTTTTCCCCAGTAATTAAAAACCTGCTCTAGAAATGATTGCATTTTTTGGCAATTGAGATGAATtgattctttttgtttcaaacctGTTGTTGAAGATTTAAGTTTGAACGTTGGAACCACAAAGTGTATATGACTCTGCAGTACAAGACCGTCATCAGTGAGACTGGAAACACTGCCAAGAGGAGCAACCACAACAGGCTGTAAGTCTTCCCCTCCCAATCTTCAGGCCACATAGGAACACATAAGCCCCGTTCTTTATCAAAGTCCTTGACCACAAACGTTGGGGACATGAAGATCACACCAATGATCCAAGATGAGAGAATAATTACCTAAAATAACAGCGTGTAAAAGGTGTGATGCTGCGGTTTGGTCATGTTATCTTAGTACTGAAGTTATAAGGAGTGCACGTCTATGTGAAGCAAGATTTTAGTGCTACAGCCATTACAAAAGTGAATTATGTCATACCTAGAGAATCTAGGATCCGCCATTCTAAATTCTCCTGTCTGAGGACCTGTTATTTTGAGTTAGTCAGTTCAGTTTCCAGTTATatcgaatgaaaataaaatctaACTACCATTTAAAAGCAGCCATAGCCAATTGCCACTATCTAAATCAAATGCATGATAACTTTTAAAAAGGCCTAAAATAACTAAAGTAAGCCATTAGCTACTGACTGACAAGGAAGCTCCCTTTCTTACCTTTAGTCTACCGTTAGTGGGAGTACTTCTGTTTCCAAGCGGATATACCACGGTAAAGTAACGTTCAGTTGCTATCGCAACCAGAGTGACTATCGAGGCAGTGCCTCCAACCCAGGCCAAATTTCCTCCCGTGAGCAGTTTGCATACTAACGTCCCTGCCACCCCATCTGGGTGTCTGAAAGTGTGCACGAGGAGGTGTCTTGGgacaaaaaatattgcaagtACCATGTCTGCGATGGCCAAGTTCATCAGCAGGTAATTTATTGAAGTTCtgttgaaaaaaggaaatgggTCTTTGTTATACTAGTCCTAACGCACAGCATATAAAGAGACAGCAGGGTATGAAACTtcagtgggaaaaaaaaatgtcgatATGATAGTGTAAGGAACCATTCAT
This window harbors:
- the LOC141859995 gene encoding QRFP-like peptide receptor translates to MATYSDSDSAKIAIITVHSVLTIVNIVGNSLVCVVIMKNTLMRTSINYLLMNLAIADMVLAIFFVPRHLLVHTFRHPDGVAGTLVCKLLTGGNLAWVGGTASIVTLVAIATERYFTVVYPLGNRSTPTNGRLKVIILSSWIIGVIFMSPTFVVKDFDKERGLCVPMWPEDWEGKTYSLLWLLLLAVFPVSLMTVLYCRVIYTLWFQRSNLNLQQQGVVRIRKRVTLIALTVSVIFGVCWLAQSISYVVMLHIRTHVFGNVSYVVCTTMIMVNSAINPFIYALLSQRFRTRIKAMISCRGNCVGANCRLGIPWRR